The following proteins are co-located in the Gordonia polyisoprenivorans genome:
- a CDS encoding aminotransferase class III-fold pyridoxal phosphate-dependent enzyme produces MTDIQSPSRSYTYAASDAAFARAAKVIPGGVYGHLSPTEGMHIPRSAFPKFSSHAQGTRFWDLDGNEFIDYMCGYGPNVLGYGDPDVAAAADVQARKEDTVSVPSVALVDFAEVMVDTVASADWAFFAKNGGDVTTLAIMTARAATARRRIVFFSGYYHGVDPWAQKLDYPGVLPQDVGGNIEVKWNDIDSLRETFAEHRGEIAALIAQPYQHGNFADNELPAPGFWAAVRALCDEHGVVLIVDDVRAGFRLDLAGSDHHYGFSADLICFCKAIANGYNVSALCGRESLRSAVSSITYTGSYWMSAVPFAAGMATIAKLKELDAPALFRELGTSLTQGLVDVAAGHGLTLVASGEPALFYLRIADDPSLMLHQRWIAECVRRGVFLTSHHNHFINAALTSDDIVRTLEVADEAFGAIV; encoded by the coding sequence ATGACCGACATCCAATCCCCCAGCCGCTCTTACACATACGCGGCGAGCGACGCCGCATTTGCCCGTGCCGCCAAGGTGATTCCCGGAGGTGTCTACGGCCACCTGTCGCCCACCGAGGGCATGCACATCCCGCGATCGGCTTTCCCGAAGTTCTCCTCACATGCCCAGGGCACCCGATTCTGGGACCTCGACGGCAATGAATTCATCGACTACATGTGCGGATACGGTCCCAACGTCCTGGGTTACGGTGATCCCGATGTTGCTGCCGCAGCCGATGTCCAGGCGCGCAAGGAAGATACCGTCTCGGTTCCGTCGGTGGCGCTCGTCGACTTCGCCGAGGTGATGGTCGACACCGTCGCGAGCGCCGACTGGGCATTCTTCGCCAAGAACGGTGGCGATGTGACGACGCTGGCGATCATGACCGCGCGCGCCGCCACCGCACGCCGCCGAATCGTCTTCTTCTCCGGCTACTATCACGGCGTCGACCCGTGGGCACAGAAGCTCGACTATCCCGGCGTCCTGCCGCAGGACGTCGGTGGCAACATCGAGGTGAAGTGGAACGACATCGACTCGCTCAGAGAGACTTTCGCCGAACATCGCGGTGAGATTGCCGCCCTCATTGCACAGCCGTACCAACACGGGAACTTCGCCGACAACGAACTACCAGCGCCTGGGTTTTGGGCCGCGGTTCGTGCACTCTGTGACGAACACGGAGTGGTGCTCATCGTCGACGACGTGCGCGCCGGCTTCCGTCTCGACCTCGCCGGCAGTGACCATCACTACGGCTTTTCTGCCGATCTCATCTGTTTCTGCAAGGCGATCGCCAACGGCTACAACGTGTCCGCCCTGTGCGGCCGGGAGAGCTTGCGGTCGGCGGTCAGCAGCATCACCTACACCGGTAGCTACTGGATGAGTGCGGTCCCGTTCGCCGCCGGTATGGCAACCATCGCCAAACTCAAAGAACTCGATGCGCCTGCGTTGTTCCGGGAACTCGGCACTTCTCTGACCCAAGGTCTCGTCGACGTCGCCGCCGGTCACGGTCTGACCCTTGTCGCCTCCGGCGAGCCGGCGCTGTTCTACCTTCGCATCGCCGACGATCCGTCGTTGATGTTGCATCAACGCTGGATCGCCGAATGTGTTCGACGCGGGGTGTTTCTCACCTCTCACCACAACCACTTCATCAACGCCGCCCTCACCTCCGACGACATCGTCCGAACACTGGAGGTCGCCGACGAGGCGTTCGGTGCAATCGTGTGA
- a CDS encoding catalase: MSENNDFYTTRDSGAPAGSDEHSLTVGAGGPIVLHDHYLIEQMAQFNRERIPERQPHAKGSGAFGTFETTEDVSAYTCAGLFQPGVKTEMVARFSTVAGERGSPDTWRDPRGFALKFYTDEGIYDMVGNNTPVFFVKDPMKFQHFIRSQKRRADNNLRDHDMQWDFWTLSPESAHQVTWLMGDRGIPKTWRHMNGYSSHTYLWVNAQGVKSWVKYHFISDQGIEFFTQHEGDQMAAADTDFHTRDLFESIAGGDHPSWTLKVQIMPYDDAVAYRFNPFDLTKVWPHRDYPLQEVGRMTLHTNPTDNHAQIEQVAFEPNNVVPGIGFSPDRMLLGRVFSYADAHRHRLGANYKQIPVNAPRNEVHTYSKDGAMRINPVTDPVYAPNSKGGPAATFAGQAEPQWAADGDIIRSAYVDHPEDDDWGQAGTMVREVLDDAARDRLVDNIVGHLLNGVSEPVLARAYEYWSRVDTDLGAKIKKGVTEKADEPDPKKDEQGNPARSSMQQKV; the protein is encoded by the coding sequence ATGTCCGAGAACAACGATTTCTACACCACCCGCGACTCCGGCGCCCCGGCGGGCAGCGACGAGCATTCGTTGACCGTCGGCGCCGGCGGGCCGATCGTGCTGCACGATCACTATCTGATCGAGCAGATGGCCCAGTTCAACCGGGAACGCATCCCGGAACGACAGCCACACGCCAAGGGCAGCGGCGCCTTCGGCACCTTCGAGACCACCGAGGACGTCTCGGCGTACACGTGCGCCGGGTTGTTCCAGCCAGGGGTGAAAACCGAGATGGTGGCCCGGTTCTCCACCGTGGCCGGGGAGCGTGGTAGCCCCGACACCTGGCGTGACCCAAGGGGTTTCGCGCTCAAGTTCTATACCGACGAGGGCATCTACGACATGGTCGGCAACAACACACCGGTCTTCTTCGTCAAGGATCCGATGAAGTTCCAGCACTTCATCCGGTCGCAGAAACGCCGCGCCGACAACAACCTTCGAGACCACGACATGCAGTGGGACTTCTGGACGCTCTCGCCGGAGTCGGCCCATCAGGTCACCTGGCTGATGGGTGACCGGGGTATCCCGAAGACGTGGCGGCACATGAACGGTTACAGCTCGCACACCTATCTGTGGGTCAATGCGCAGGGTGTGAAGTCCTGGGTCAAGTACCACTTCATCAGTGATCAGGGCATCGAGTTCTTCACCCAGCACGAGGGCGACCAGATGGCCGCGGCGGACACCGATTTCCACACCCGGGATCTGTTCGAGTCCATCGCCGGCGGCGACCATCCGAGTTGGACGCTCAAGGTGCAGATCATGCCCTACGACGACGCCGTGGCGTACCGGTTCAATCCGTTCGACCTGACCAAGGTGTGGCCGCACCGCGACTATCCGTTGCAGGAGGTGGGCCGGATGACGTTGCACACCAACCCCACCGACAATCACGCACAGATCGAGCAGGTCGCCTTCGAGCCGAACAACGTGGTGCCGGGTATCGGATTCAGTCCCGACCGGATGCTGCTGGGCCGGGTGTTCTCCTACGCCGACGCGCACCGCCACCGTCTGGGCGCCAACTACAAGCAGATCCCGGTCAACGCCCCGCGCAACGAGGTGCACACATACTCCAAAGACGGTGCGATGCGCATCAATCCGGTGACCGATCCGGTGTATGCGCCGAACTCCAAGGGCGGTCCGGCAGCGACGTTCGCCGGGCAGGCCGAGCCGCAGTGGGCCGCCGACGGCGACATCATCCGCAGCGCCTACGTCGATCATCCCGAGGACGACGACTGGGGTCAGGCGGGCACGATGGTGCGCGAGGTCCTCGACGATGCCGCCCGGGATCGCTTGGTGGACAACATCGTCGGTCACCTGCTCAACGGTGTCAGCGAGCCCGTGCTGGCCCGGGCCTACGAGTACTGGAGCCGGGTCGACACCGATCTGGGCGCCAAGATCAAGAAGGGCGTCACCGAGAAGGCCGACGAGCCCGACCCGAAGAAGGACGAGCAGGGCAATCCGGCGCGGTCGTCGATGCAGCAGAAGGTCTAG
- the eutC gene encoding ethanolamine ammonia-lyase subunit EutC has translation MSTGNTPAHDPWDLMRRTTQARIGLRRSGYTLATHDVLTFQADHAAARDAVHTPMDIDTVSKGLRELGFGEPLAVTSRASSRTEYLRRPDLGRMPADLSSIESSGADIGIVIADGLSATAVDTHAVALVDALASVLTPQFTLAPAVLASQARVALGDHIGEALGVEMLIVIIGERPGLSVADSLGIYLTYAPEPGRRDSERNCISNIHPPDGLGYADAARIVAALVAGARQLGASGVALKDTSAGEAAVAAAEQSGLT, from the coding sequence ATGAGCACCGGCAACACCCCCGCCCACGACCCGTGGGATCTGATGCGGCGCACCACACAGGCACGAATCGGTTTGCGGCGCAGCGGATACACCCTGGCGACGCACGACGTCCTGACCTTCCAGGCCGATCACGCCGCCGCCCGCGACGCCGTCCACACCCCGATGGACATCGACACCGTCAGCAAGGGCTTGCGGGAGTTGGGTTTCGGCGAACCGCTCGCGGTGACCAGCCGGGCCTCCTCCCGCACCGAATATCTGCGGCGGCCCGACCTCGGCCGGATGCCCGCGGATCTGTCATCGATCGAGTCGTCGGGCGCCGACATCGGCATCGTCATCGCCGACGGACTGTCGGCGACCGCCGTCGACACCCATGCCGTCGCCCTCGTCGATGCCCTGGCGTCGGTTCTGACACCGCAATTCACCCTCGCGCCAGCGGTTCTCGCCTCCCAGGCCCGGGTGGCCCTCGGCGACCACATCGGTGAGGCACTCGGTGTGGAGATGCTGATCGTCATCATCGGCGAACGGCCGGGCCTGTCGGTCGCCGACAGTCTCGGTATCTACCTCACCTATGCGCCCGAGCCGGGTCGGCGTGACTCCGAACGCAATTGCATCTCCAACATCCACCCACCCGACGGTCTCGGGTACGCCGACGCCGCCCGGATCGTTGCGGCGTTGGTCGCCGGTGCCCGGCAACTCGGCGCGTCGGGCGTCGCCCTGAAGGACACCTCCGCAGGTGAGGCCGCGGTGGCTGCGGCAGAGCAGTCGGGGCTCACCTGA
- a CDS encoding SDR family NAD(P)-dependent oxidoreductase — MSADAPTALVTGASSGIGKGFAERFARNGHNVVLVARRVERLRALAESLERRFGVSAAVVPADLADPAAPGALAAHLREVGLDIGILVNCAGFGTAGRFVDEDADRILEEMTVDVVAPALLTRHLLPSLLAAGPAGALITVSSTAGHQPVPNLAVYAACKAFVTSLTSAIWEESRGSGLRVLALCPGPTATEFFEASGSEQFKVGRLGTVEEVVDAAFAALDTTSGPVVTVGLGNRIQAFAARCAPRRLVLTVGARSTTRAGSGPREKDGRPC; from the coding sequence GTGAGCGCAGATGCGCCGACGGCGCTGGTCACCGGCGCCAGCTCGGGTATTGGCAAGGGCTTTGCCGAACGGTTCGCCAGGAACGGCCACAACGTCGTGCTCGTCGCGCGTCGGGTCGAGCGATTGCGCGCCCTCGCCGAGAGTCTCGAGCGTCGATTCGGGGTGTCGGCGGCCGTCGTACCCGCCGATCTGGCCGACCCTGCCGCGCCGGGCGCGCTCGCCGCACATCTTCGCGAGGTTGGCCTCGACATCGGAATCCTCGTGAACTGCGCGGGTTTCGGCACCGCCGGTCGGTTCGTCGACGAGGACGCCGATCGGATCCTCGAGGAGATGACGGTTGATGTGGTGGCGCCGGCACTGCTCACCCGCCACCTCCTGCCCTCGTTGCTGGCGGCCGGTCCGGCGGGCGCACTGATCACCGTGTCGAGTACCGCCGGTCACCAACCGGTGCCCAATCTCGCCGTCTATGCCGCCTGCAAAGCTTTCGTGACGTCGCTGACCTCGGCCATCTGGGAGGAGAGCCGCGGAAGCGGTCTGCGCGTCCTGGCTCTCTGCCCCGGGCCGACCGCCACCGAGTTCTTCGAGGCTTCGGGCTCCGAACAGTTCAAGGTCGGTCGGCTCGGCACCGTTGAGGAGGTCGTCGATGCCGCGTTCGCCGCGCTCGACACCACGTCCGGGCCGGTGGTCACCGTCGGCCTCGGCAACCGCATCCAGGCGTTCGCCGCCCGATGTGCCCCGCGTCGGCTGGTGCTGACCGTCGGCGCCCGATCGACCACCCGGGCCGGCAGCGGCCCTCGAGAAAAGGATGGCCGCCCATGCTGA
- a CDS encoding APC family permease, which yields MKTTRGNALSVTVEGAMSSSISRRRATGSPLVADESPVRGLTRRQLPFIPVFAQSVAAIAPAGTSAVTPLFVIAAISGSGGVLAFAAAAVVIMLVAACIRPMAQRLAVVGGLYSYVAQGFGPRVALPTAWSAILGYGSVSMAGLLAVGLYLSHIAVSLGVAAAPSVIAMCVIVVASAAVMTVLMVRGVKVSATAILGIEIVAVVIMVGLMLWLGITHRGAGYSAAFTSHIDPGSMGLNIVVAVSAFVGFESATTLSAEARRPFRSVPRTLMWTPPAAAVIYLLAVISQSVAMAGAPERIRESATPLAALFLSEGTRIASVILDLGIATSFFACALASVNALVRVLFTLGREQVVPAGFGRAHRRFHTPAFATVCAMGVVVAGPLIFLWCGGNAQTGIRDFLTLSALGYMGSYLTACLAAPAMLRRIGEASRAITLLGAATATIIVVLLVTGFTTDVGSGRVLCAIYVISMFVVVAAVTVIARYTPTRFGRVGVFDATSRDDILTVTLR from the coding sequence ATGAAAACGACGCGCGGAAACGCGCTCTCGGTCACCGTGGAGGGCGCCATGTCCTCGTCGATCTCTCGTCGTCGCGCCACCGGATCGCCACTCGTCGCCGACGAGTCGCCCGTCCGGGGGCTCACGCGTCGTCAACTCCCCTTCATACCCGTCTTCGCGCAATCGGTCGCGGCCATCGCCCCGGCCGGTACGTCGGCGGTGACGCCACTGTTCGTGATCGCGGCGATCAGTGGTTCCGGTGGCGTGCTCGCCTTCGCCGCGGCCGCCGTCGTCATCATGCTCGTCGCCGCATGCATCCGACCGATGGCCCAGCGACTGGCAGTGGTCGGCGGGCTGTATTCCTATGTGGCTCAGGGGTTCGGACCTCGTGTGGCGCTACCGACGGCGTGGTCGGCGATCCTCGGCTACGGCTCGGTGAGCATGGCCGGATTGCTTGCCGTCGGGCTGTATCTGAGCCATATCGCGGTCAGCCTCGGCGTGGCCGCCGCGCCGTCGGTGATCGCGATGTGTGTCATCGTCGTCGCGTCTGCGGCGGTGATGACGGTATTGATGGTGCGCGGGGTCAAGGTCTCGGCAACGGCAATCCTCGGCATCGAGATCGTCGCCGTCGTCATCATGGTCGGGCTGATGCTGTGGTTGGGGATCACCCACCGCGGTGCCGGATACTCGGCGGCCTTCACCTCGCACATCGACCCCGGCTCGATGGGTCTCAACATCGTCGTCGCGGTCAGCGCCTTCGTCGGATTCGAATCGGCGACCACCCTCTCCGCCGAGGCCCGACGGCCCTTCCGCAGTGTTCCCCGCACCCTGATGTGGACGCCGCCGGCCGCCGCGGTGATCTATCTGCTCGCGGTCATTTCGCAGTCGGTGGCGATGGCCGGCGCGCCCGAGCGCATCCGTGAGAGCGCCACCCCACTGGCCGCCCTGTTCCTGTCCGAAGGCACCCGCATCGCGTCGGTGATCCTCGACCTCGGCATCGCGACCTCCTTCTTCGCCTGCGCGCTGGCCTCGGTGAATGCACTGGTCCGGGTGCTGTTCACGCTCGGCCGCGAGCAGGTCGTGCCCGCCGGTTTCGGCCGGGCCCACCGACGCTTCCACACCCCGGCGTTCGCGACGGTGTGCGCGATGGGCGTCGTCGTCGCCGGTCCGCTGATCTTCCTGTGGTGCGGCGGCAACGCGCAGACCGGCATCCGCGACTTCTTGACGCTGAGCGCGCTGGGCTACATGGGCAGCTATCTCACCGCATGCCTGGCAGCGCCGGCGATGCTGCGTCGGATCGGCGAGGCGAGCCGCGCGATCACCCTGCTGGGTGCGGCGACGGCGACGATCATCGTGGTGCTCCTCGTCACCGGATTCACCACCGACGTCGGCAGCGGGCGGGTGCTGTGTGCGATCTACGTGATCTCGATGTTCGTCGTCGTCGCCGCGGTGACCGTGATCGCGCGATACACACCAACCCGATTCGGTCGCGTCGGTGTCTTCGACGCCACGAGCCGCGACGACATCCTCACGGTGACCCTGCGATGA
- a CDS encoding nitroreductase family protein translates to MEFDDVIRTTFAAREFTDDPVSDEVLWEILDTARFAPSGGNRQGAHVIVVRDPDTKQAIAEKSKTGARRYLAQRAAGEMPWNVVHPSAVTDADLAATEGVDEFVAPLAAAPVLLVVTVNLEVVASMDKDLDRIGVVPGGSIYPLVWNILTTARSRGYGGTITTMAVTEEPGVRVLLAIPDTHAVAAVLPLGKPVKQLTRLRREPVEDFVTQERFDGNPFTL, encoded by the coding sequence ATGGAATTCGACGACGTCATCCGCACAACCTTCGCCGCACGCGAGTTCACCGACGACCCGGTGTCCGACGAGGTGCTGTGGGAGATCCTCGACACCGCACGCTTCGCGCCCAGCGGTGGTAACCGGCAGGGCGCGCACGTGATCGTGGTGCGCGACCCGGACACCAAGCAGGCGATCGCCGAAAAGAGCAAGACCGGTGCCCGCCGCTACCTGGCCCAGCGCGCCGCGGGTGAAATGCCGTGGAATGTCGTGCATCCCAGCGCGGTCACCGACGCCGACCTCGCCGCCACCGAAGGCGTCGACGAGTTCGTCGCCCCGCTCGCCGCCGCGCCGGTGCTCCTGGTGGTGACGGTGAATCTGGAGGTCGTGGCGTCGATGGACAAGGATCTCGACCGCATCGGGGTGGTCCCCGGCGGCTCGATCTATCCGCTGGTGTGGAACATCCTCACCACCGCGCGCTCGCGCGGATACGGCGGCACGATCACCACGATGGCCGTCACCGAGGAACCCGGCGTCCGCGTACTCCTGGCGATCCCCGACACTCACGCGGTGGCGGCGGTGCTGCCGCTGGGCAAGCCGGTCAAACAACTCACCCGGCTGCGGCGGGAACCCGTCGAGGACTTCGTGACGCAAGAACGCTTCGACGGCAACCCGTTCACGCTCTAG
- a CDS encoding ethanolamine ammonia-lyase subunit EutB has protein sequence MTYRQTLRGQTYTFADLVEVLAKATPARSGDELAGCSAESDAERAAAAWVLADLPLTVFLEQMVVPYESDEVTRLIIDTHDREAFAPVSHLTVGGLRDWLLEQVGDPEGPRRLRAVSPGLTPEMVAAVSKLMRNQDLIAVARRIEVISAFRTTIGLPGRLATRLQPNHPTDDPRGIAAGLLDGLLLGCGDAVVGINPATDSPHATATLLRLLDEIRTRFDIPMQSCVLSHVTTTIGLIEEGAPVDLVFQSIAGTEGANRGFGVDLAVLREANEAGRSLGRGTVGDNVMYLETGQGSALSAGAHLGTGGRPVDQQTLETRSYAVARALDPLLVNTVVGFIGPEYLFDGKQIIRAGLEDHFCGKLLGLPMGVDVCYTNHAEADQNDMDTLLSLLGLAGCPFVITVPGADDIMLGYQSLSFHDVLYLREVMGLRAAPEFEAWMQTIGMADEGGRVTPLDPHTSPLRGLAAS, from the coding sequence GTGACCTACCGTCAGACACTGCGCGGACAGACCTACACCTTCGCCGACCTCGTCGAGGTGCTGGCCAAGGCCACGCCCGCACGCTCGGGCGACGAGCTGGCCGGGTGCTCCGCGGAGTCCGACGCCGAGCGGGCGGCCGCCGCCTGGGTGCTCGCCGACCTCCCGCTGACGGTATTCCTCGAACAGATGGTGGTGCCGTATGAGTCCGACGAGGTCACCCGGCTGATCATCGACACCCACGACCGCGAGGCCTTCGCGCCGGTGTCACACCTGACCGTCGGCGGCCTGCGCGACTGGTTGCTCGAGCAGGTCGGTGATCCGGAAGGACCACGGCGGCTGCGTGCCGTCTCACCCGGGCTGACCCCGGAAATGGTTGCGGCAGTGAGCAAACTGATGCGCAACCAGGACCTGATCGCCGTCGCCCGTCGCATCGAGGTGATCTCGGCGTTCCGCACGACCATCGGATTGCCGGGCCGCCTGGCGACGCGGCTGCAGCCCAACCATCCGACCGACGATCCGCGCGGCATCGCCGCCGGGCTGCTCGACGGACTGCTGCTCGGTTGCGGTGATGCGGTGGTCGGGATCAACCCGGCGACCGACTCACCGCACGCCACCGCCACATTGCTGAGATTGCTCGACGAGATCCGCACCCGCTTCGACATTCCGATGCAGTCGTGTGTGCTCTCGCACGTGACCACCACCATCGGGCTCATCGAGGAGGGCGCGCCGGTCGACCTGGTCTTCCAGTCCATCGCCGGTACCGAGGGCGCCAACCGCGGATTCGGCGTCGACCTCGCCGTGCTGCGCGAAGCCAACGAGGCCGGCCGATCGTTGGGGCGCGGCACGGTCGGCGACAACGTCATGTACCTGGAAACCGGTCAGGGATCGGCACTTTCGGCGGGTGCGCACCTGGGCACCGGCGGTCGGCCGGTTGATCAGCAGACCCTGGAGACCCGCTCGTATGCGGTGGCCCGAGCGCTTGACCCACTCCTGGTCAACACCGTCGTCGGCTTCATCGGGCCGGAATACCTGTTCGACGGCAAACAGATCATCCGCGCCGGCCTCGAGGATCACTTCTGCGGCAAGCTCCTCGGCCTGCCGATGGGTGTGGACGTCTGCTACACGAACCATGCCGAGGCCGATCAGAACGACATGGACACCCTGCTGAGTCTGCTCGGCCTGGCGGGCTGCCCGTTTGTCATCACCGTGCCCGGCGCCGACGACATCATGCTGGGCTATCAGAGCCTGTCCTTTCACGACGTGCTCTACCTGCGCGAGGTCATGGGACTGCGCGCCGCACCGGAATTCGAGGCGTGGATGCAGACCATCGGCATGGCCGACGAGGGCGGACGGGTCACCCCCCTCGATCCGCACACCTCACCGCTGCGCGGACTGGCCGCCTCATGA
- a CDS encoding IclR family transcriptional regulator, whose product MAIGRPDRADSVARALQIIEAVADLGLGTTGSEIARHLGFPQASTYRLLNGLVADEYLVRTADLRGFALGARLSTMLSGVLPPPVPARARELIDEFRSSVRFAVHLVYFRPTTLRVLDPDPDHPLTGIGELMRYPHASAPGKILLASLSQWREVVGTSPTPLTPATIIDLTRLGDEIAQIRRTDVAIDDGELVCDHAHVAVPILDVDGDVRGAVMIGGVSTRLDAIRSLVDAAKGLSSALGPLLF is encoded by the coding sequence GTGGCGATAGGACGACCCGACCGTGCCGATTCGGTGGCTCGGGCGCTGCAAATCATCGAGGCGGTCGCCGACCTGGGGCTGGGCACCACCGGCAGCGAGATCGCCCGACATCTGGGCTTCCCGCAGGCCAGCACCTACCGGCTGCTCAACGGGCTGGTCGCCGACGAGTACCTGGTGCGGACCGCCGACCTGCGCGGCTTCGCGCTGGGTGCCCGGCTCTCGACGATGCTGTCGGGGGTGCTGCCACCACCGGTGCCCGCGCGGGCGCGGGAACTGATCGACGAGTTCCGGTCATCGGTGCGTTTCGCGGTGCACCTGGTCTACTTCCGGCCCACCACGCTACGGGTCCTCGACCCCGACCCCGACCATCCGCTGACCGGTATCGGTGAACTCATGCGCTATCCGCACGCGTCGGCGCCGGGCAAGATCCTGCTCGCGTCGCTGTCGCAATGGCGGGAGGTGGTCGGCACCTCACCGACACCACTCACCCCGGCAACCATCATCGACCTCACCCGCCTCGGCGATGAGATCGCACAGATCCGCCGGACCGATGTCGCGATCGACGACGGTGAGCTCGTCTGCGATCACGCCCACGTCGCCGTGCCGATCCTCGACGTCGACGGCGACGTCCGCGGCGCGGTGATGATCGGCGGCGTCTCCACCCGGCTCGACGCGATCCGTTCCCTGGTCGACGCGGCGAAGGGGCTCTCCTCGGCGCTCGGTCCGCTGCTGTTCTGA
- a CDS encoding anti-sigma factor produces the protein MGDSGVTGGHAVIMDLLRATNEPVELTVSADVSRLSIIRSVVERTLYLDDWTVDEVTDVKIAIDEICSQLMSATVPGGRLRVTISVGPEGSVAEAAGSVVPGFEIDTTGFGWRVVTTLSDAQTIASVDQRDHRDLTVVFGKSRIAG, from the coding sequence GTGGGAGACAGTGGTGTCACAGGAGGTCATGCGGTGATCATGGACCTGCTACGGGCAACGAACGAGCCGGTGGAACTCACGGTGAGTGCCGACGTCAGTCGTCTGTCGATCATCCGCTCGGTGGTGGAGCGCACCCTCTATCTCGACGACTGGACGGTCGACGAGGTCACCGACGTCAAGATCGCCATCGACGAGATCTGCTCGCAGCTCATGTCCGCCACCGTGCCCGGTGGACGCCTGCGCGTCACCATCTCGGTGGGCCCCGAGGGGTCGGTGGCCGAGGCGGCGGGCTCGGTGGTTCCCGGGTTCGAGATCGACACAACGGGTTTCGGGTGGCGGGTGGTGACCACGCTGAGCGATGCACAAACCATCGCCAGTGTTGATCAGCGCGACCACCGTGATCTCACCGTGGTGTTCGGCAAGTCGCGCATCGCGGGCTGA
- the eat gene encoding ethanolamine permease, with product MSTTERGHVADATAATSDYLDKRRLATGTAGWVLLAGLGVSYVISGDYSGWNFGLAQGGFGGLAIAAVVIAAMYLAMVLGMAEMSSALPAAGGGYTFARRALGPWGGMATGTAVLIEYAIAPAAIATFIGAYVESLHLFGITDGWWVYLAAYALFIGIHLAGVGEALKVMFVITAIALLGLLIFAIAALGDFSWANLTDIAPTDAAGASSFLPHGYLGIWSAIPFAIWFFLAVEGVPLAAEEAKDPARNVPRGIIAAMCALMFTCALVLFLVSGAGGAEAMQDSGNPLVEALGSGAAHTVVNYIGLAGLIASFFSIIYAYSRQLFALSRAGYLPKSLSVTNSRKAPTLALIVPGLIGFGLSLTGEGAMLLNMAVFGAALSYVLMMISHIVLRVREPQLARPYRTPGGIVTTSFALVVAVLAVIATFLVDITAATGCLIVFAVIMGYFGFYSRKRLVFATADEEFQAIADAEEGLS from the coding sequence ATGAGCACCACCGAACGCGGTCACGTCGCCGACGCGACCGCTGCCACCAGCGACTACCTGGACAAACGCCGACTCGCGACGGGCACCGCCGGGTGGGTGCTGCTCGCCGGCCTCGGCGTCAGCTACGTCATCAGCGGTGACTACTCCGGCTGGAACTTCGGCCTGGCCCAGGGCGGTTTCGGAGGTCTCGCGATCGCCGCGGTCGTCATCGCCGCGATGTATCTGGCCATGGTGCTGGGCATGGCCGAGATGAGTTCGGCACTGCCCGCAGCCGGCGGCGGATACACCTTCGCCCGTCGCGCGCTCGGGCCGTGGGGCGGGATGGCCACCGGTACCGCCGTGCTCATCGAGTACGCGATCGCCCCGGCGGCCATCGCGACGTTCATCGGGGCCTACGTCGAATCCCTGCATCTGTTCGGCATCACCGACGGCTGGTGGGTCTACCTCGCCGCGTACGCACTGTTCATCGGCATCCACCTCGCCGGCGTCGGCGAAGCACTCAAGGTGATGTTCGTGATCACCGCGATCGCCCTGCTCGGGCTGCTAATCTTCGCGATCGCGGCGCTCGGCGACTTCTCGTGGGCCAACCTGACCGACATCGCACCCACCGACGCTGCAGGTGCGAGTTCGTTCCTCCCGCACGGATATCTGGGCATCTGGTCGGCGATCCCGTTCGCGATCTGGTTCTTCCTCGCGGTCGAGGGTGTCCCGCTGGCCGCCGAAGAGGCCAAGGACCCGGCCCGCAACGTGCCGCGCGGCATCATCGCGGCGATGTGCGCGCTGATGTTCACCTGCGCGCTGGTGCTGTTCCTGGTGTCGGGGGCCGGTGGCGCCGAGGCCATGCAGGATTCGGGTAACCCGCTGGTCGAGGCGCTGGGTAGCGGCGCGGCGCACACCGTCGTCAACTACATCGGCCTCGCCGGCCTGATCGCGAGCTTCTTCTCCATCATCTACGCCTACTCCCGGCAGCTGTTCGCGCTGTCACGCGCCGGATACCTGCCGAAGTCGTTGTCGGTCACCAACTCCCGCAAGGCGCCGACGCTGGCATTGATCGTGCCCGGCCTGATCGGATTCGGCCTGTCATTGACCGGTGAAGGCGCCATGCTGCTGAACATGGCGGTCTTCGGGGCTGCGCTGAGCTACGTGCTGATGATGATCAGCCACATCGTGCTTCGCGTCCGCGAACCGCAACTGGCGCGCCCCTACCGGACGCCCGGTGGCATCGTCACCACCTCGTTCGCCCTCGTCGTCGCCGTCCTCGCGGTCATCGCGACCTTCCTCGTCGACATCACCGCCGCCACCGGCTGTCTGATCGTGTTCGCGGTGATCATGGGCTATTTTGGCTTTTACAGCCGCAAGCGGCTCGTCTTCGCCACCGCCGACGAAGAGTTCCAGGCCATCGCCGACGCCGAAGAAGGACTCTCGTGA